A DNA window from Vanacampus margaritifer isolate UIUO_Vmar chromosome 19, RoL_Vmar_1.0, whole genome shotgun sequence contains the following coding sequences:
- the LOC144039350 gene encoding uncharacterized protein LOC144039350 isoform X17: MAISKNGLIVVLLLVTLCILETGNFIKFSSLESLLRSGEQRINREKRQATGTNYTTTYGPKTPNDTTLVSTAVSTTAIPTTAHTRLDSTTTLLTTTTGVTTTVTNTLPSTTVSNTPTVATTTVTGANTRLDSTTTLLTTTTGVTTTVTNTLPSTTVSNTPTVATTAATPANTPFTTTFTNTPTTVGPTTPTNTVPSTTVSNTPTVATTAATPANTPFTTTFTNTPTTVGPTTPTNTVPSTTVSNTPTVATTAATLANTPFTTTFANTPTTVGLTTPANTTLVSTAVSTTAIPTTAHTRLDSTTTLLTTTTGVTKTVTITLLSPTVSNTPTVATTTATTANTPFTTIVTNTRTTDGDTIPTRLDSTTTLHTTSTGMPTRVTNTTPVFPTVLNSTTGAPLFDHEYIISVELNTTDVSVINLLRSILRNISYPIYINSSNSKISDIDITTVCSTNSAGFQCICEDQYRWSCDQCLLHGSCDNITNDTCGCINAIPPGGQYCQSVDHYNFTDCPPTTHSTDFPLTTPPPFVHEFLISVELHTINMSVINLLRNILTNNISYPIEINSYSNISDIDITTVCSARNASFQCICEDQHRWSCNQCLQYGPCDNITNDTCGCINAIPPGGQYCQSVDHYNFTDCPPTPPPFVQEFFISVELHTINMSVINLLRNILTNNISYPIEINSYSNISDIDITTVCSARNASFQCICEDQYRWSCNQCLQYGPCDNITNDTCGCINAIPPGGQYCQSVDHYNFTDCPPTPPPFVHEFLISVELHTINMSVINLLRNILTSNISYPIEINSYSKIFDIDITTVCSQSSFQCKCEDQYHWSCDQCLQYGPCDNITNDTCGCINAIPSVGLYCQSVDQQNKTSCPSTTTTFPPTPVTNTTTPEPPTKVTNTTTTRATTHGDTLTTPITNTTTTPNTTTTRATTPATNTTATPNTTTTRATTPVTNTTTTPNTTTTRATTPVTNTTTTPTTTRATTPVTNTTTTPNTTTTRATTPVTNTTTTPNTTTTRATTPVTNTTTTPNTTTTRATTPVTNTTTTPNTTTTRATTPVTNTTTAPNTTTTRATTTVTNTTTTPNTTKTRATTPVTNTTTTPNTTTTRATSPVTNTTTTPNTTTTRATTPVTNTTTTPNTTTTQATTPATNTTTTRATTPVTNTTTPRATTAISETTTTTTKATTTTTTKTTTAKTSTISTTAASSTTPPVLQLEMSIRFSKDYTSELGDSSSAEYRDFEAQIRPVLRDEYERLSGFINVFVTAFRPGSVIADFIVQTSQVDTEQLSVVNARLPNALQTVAPVLGSVTVIYKSPTPIKFPDVTYTGRSMTLTTSASINLGSVTQAKWKLNGQKIKASGRIQIASSATESKLTFRNVILADAGLYECNIIGSDITFVQEGFATQIKQAPNVLVPNQVNVKCSEGGAQQLRCCVQSNFIVRWFQGPTELNSEIRNGGESYCILHQYSLSGCTDSPTQELSFTCQVDNPGDVAATTRMIIFNDVATCNDLLYGTGRPGDISSIACDPGQEGSRSAICRDTGEWILLEDNCIVTEIKDLLFVSEDLVDEEVPQFAANLSKVVQEEKQEITNSSATISAIVSILSTIANVSTEVNQTVMQNVLDTVDVLVSDDARESWEVLRDNVTRNDSSDLINSMETIVDELVGEFTIKTGLILLNRTSFNNSFMAEFNSSVVIDIPNTNTNNLTITTIVFSTLDNVLPPRNSSFNSTLTDTDTNSTSVSFNVSVNAAVALIRLRKDIQNISLSFKKQNNSLTQNPQCVFWNFTLFDNFGAWDDEGCTVVSDVNNTVTCNCNHLTSFSILMATGIPESIRVALDVITYIGVGISMASLVICLIIEAYVWKALTRNSTAFMRHVCIVNTALSLLIANICFIIAASYAKNPLENPGEDHTVPLGPCTAATFFMHFFYLALFFWMLASGLLLFYRTVMVFSHMSKSGMMAIGFLFGYVCPLIIAVVTVAATAPGKGYIRENDACWLNWVKTKALLALVIPALTVVLINFLILIVIVFKMLRRGVGEVAHTDEKHALVVVARCVIILTPLFGLTWSLGVGTMISSTNEGIHIAFAFFNSLQGFFILVFGTLLDSKVRATLSKKRLVSSSGSGSKQTASTSGGASSLRGKKWFQKLRGKRYIYRVSDTANSSSNSNSHESYSNI, from the exons ACACAGTTCCTTCCACAACTGTTTCAAACACTCCAACTGTAGCAACGACAGCAGCCACACCAGCAA ACacgccatttactacaacatttaCCAACACTCCAACAACTGTTGGTCCCACAACACCAACAA ACACAGTTCCTTCCACAACTGTTTCAAACACTCCAACTGTAGCAACGACAGCAGCCACACTAGCAA ATAcaccatttactacaacatttgCCAACACTCCAACAACTGTTGGACTCACAACACCAGCAA ACACAACACTGGTTTCAACAGCTGTTTCAACCACTGCGATTCCTACAACAGCAC ACACAAGACTGGACTCTACCACCACTTTACTCACCACCACAACTGGAGTAACAAAAACAGTGACAA TCACACTTCTTTCCCCAACTGTTTCAAACACTCCAACTGTAGCAACGACAACAGCCACAACAGCAA ACACACCATTTACTACAATAGTTACCAACACTAGGACAACTGATGGAGACACAATCCCAACAA GACTGGACTCTACTACTACTTTACACACCACATCAACTGGAATGCCAACAAGAGTAACAA ACACAACACCGGTTTTCCCAACAGTTTTAAACTCTACGACTGGAGCCCCTCTATTTGATCATGAATACATTATCTCTGTTGAGCTGAATACCACAGATGTGAGTGTGATAAATCTACTGAGGAGCATTTTGAGAAACATCAGTTATCCCATATACATCAACAGCTCCAACTCCAAAATCTCTGACATCGACATAACTACag TTTGCAGTACAAACAGTGCCGGTTTCCAGTGCATATGTGAGGATCAGTATcgttggtcatgtgaccagtgTTTACTGCATGGATCATGTGACAACATCACAAATGACACATGTGGATGCATCAATGCCATTCCTCCTGGTGGACAATATTGCCAATCTGTCGATCATTAca ACTTTACAGATTGTCCTCCAACAACAC ACTCTACAGATTTCCCTCTAACAACAC CGCCTCCATTTGTTCATGAATTCCTCATCTCTGTTGAGCTACACACCATCAATATGAGCGTGATAAACCTGCTAAGAAACATTCTGACAAACAACATCAGTTATCCCATAGAGATCAACAGCTACTCAAACATCTCGGATATCGACATAactacag TTTGCAGTGCAAGAAATGCCAGTTTCCAGTGCATATGTGAGGATCAGCATCGTTGGTCATGTAACCAATGTTTACAGTATGGACCATGTGACAACATCACAAATGACACATGTGGATGCATCAATGCCATTCCTCCTGGTGGACAATATTGCCAATCTGTCGATCATTAca ACTTTACAGATTGTCCTCCAACAC CTCCTCCATTTGTTCAGGAATTCTTCATCTCTGTTGAGCTACACACCATCAATATGAGCGTGATAAACCTGCTAAGAAACATTCTGACAAACAACATCAGTTATCCCATAGAGATCAACAGCTACTCAAACATCTCGGATATCGACATAACTACAG TTTGCAGTGCAAGAAATGCCAGTTTCCAGTGCATATGTGAGGATCAGTATCGTTGGTCATGTAACCAATGTTTACAGTATGGACCATGTGACAACATCACAAATGACACATGTGGATGCATCAATGCCATTCCTCCTGGTGGACAATATTGCCAATCTGTCGATCATTAca ACTTTACAGATTGTCCTCCAACAC CGCCTCCATTTGTTCATGAATTCCTCATCTCTGTTGAGCTACACACCATCAATATGAGCGTGATAAACCTGCTAAGAAACATTCTGACAAGCAACATCAGTTATCCCATAGAGATCAACAGCTACTCAAAAATCTTTGATATCGACATAACTACAG TTTGCAGTCAAAGCAGTTTCCAGTGCAAATGTGAGGATCAGTATcattggtcatgtgaccagtgTTTACAGTATGGACCATGTGACAACATCACAAATGACACATGTGGATGTATCAATGCCATTCCTTCTGTTGGACTATATTGCCAATCCGTCGATCAACAAA aCAAAACTAGTTGTCCAAGCACAACAACTACCTTCCCTCCCA CTCCTGTAACAAATACTACAACGCCAGAACCACCAACAAAGGTGACAAATACTACGACAACTCGAGCCACAACTCATGGAGATACACTGACAACTCCAATAACAAATACTACGACAACTCCAAATACTACGACAACTCGAGCAACAACTCCAGCAACAAATACTACGGCAACTCCAAATACTACGACAACTCGAGCAACAACTCCAGTAACAAATACTACGACAACTCCAAATACTACGACAACTCGAGCAACAACTCCAGTAACAAATACTACGACAACTCCAACGACAACTCGAGCAACAACTCCAGTAACAAATACTACGACAACTCCAAATACTACGACAACTCGAGCAACAACTCCAGTAACAAATACTACGACAACTCCAAATACTACGACAACTCGAGCAACAACTCCAGTAACAAATACTACGACAACTCCAAATACTACGACAACTCGAGCAACAACTCCAGTAACAAATACTACGACAACTCCAAATACTACGACAACTCGAGCAACAACTCCAGTAACAAATACTACGACAGCTCCAAATACTACGACAACTCGAGCAACAACTACAGTAACAAATACTACGACAACTCCAAATACAACGAAAACTCGAGCAACAACTCCAGTAACAAATACTACGACAACTCCAAATACAACGACAACTCGAGCAACAAGTCCAGTAACAAATACTACGACAACTCCAAATACAACGACAACTCGAGCAACAACTCCAGTAACAAATACTACGACAACTCCAAATACAACGACAACTCAAGCAACAACTCCAGCAACAAATACTACGACAACTCGAGCAACAACTCCAGTAACAAATACTACGACACCTCGAGCAACAACAGCAA TCTCAGAAACGACTACAACTACCACCAAGGCCACGACTACGACAACCACTAAGACTACCACTGCTAAAACCTCCACAATCTCCACCACCGCCGCCTCCAGTACAACTCCTCCTG TATTACAATTAGAAATGTCCATAAGATTCTCTAAAGACTATACTTCAGAATTGGGCGATAGTAGCAGCGCCGAATACAGGGATTTTGAGGCTCAGATCAGGCCTGTG TTACGTGACGAATATGAAAGACTAAGCGGATTCATCAATGTTTTTGTGACAGCTTTCAG GCCAGGGAGTGTGATTGCAGACTTTATTGTTCAAACATCACAAGTTGACACGGAACAACTTTCTGTGGTGAATGCAAGACTCCCTAATGCATTGCAGACAGTTGCTCCTGTCCTTGGTTCTGTAACTGTAATTTACAAGA GTCCAACTCCAATCAAATTTCCAGATGTGACATATACTGGCAGATCAATGACATTGACAACTTCTGCTAGCATTAATTTAGGAAGTGTCACTCAAGctaaatggaaattaaatggACAGAAAATCAAAGCAAGTGGACGAATTCAAATAGCTTCATCTGCTACAGAGTCCAAGCTTACATTTAGGAACGTGATTCTGGCCGACGCTG GTCTTTATGAATGCAATATAATCGGCAGTGATATCACTTTTGTGCAAGAGGGATTTGCAACACAGATCAAACAAGCTCCAAATGTGCTAGTACCAAACCAAGTCAATGTAAAGTGTTCAGAGGGCGGAGCACAGCAGCTTAGGTGTTGTGTTCAGTCCAACTTTATTGTCAGGTGGTTTCAGGGCCCCACTGAATTAAACTCAG aGATAAGAAATGGTGGGGAAAGCTACTGCATTTTACACCAATACAGTCTGAGCGGGTGCACAGATTCACCAACCCAAGAATTAAGTTTTACATGTCAAGTAGATAATCCAGGAGACGTTGCAGCGACAACAAGAATGATAATTTTTAATGACG TTGCTACATGTAATGATCTGCTGTATGGGACCGGACGACCAGGTGACATATCATCTATAGCATGTGATCCTGGTCAAGAGGGGAGCAGGTCTGCAATATGCAGGGATACGGGAGAATGGATTCTTTTAGAAGACAATTGCATTGTCACTGAAATCAAAGACTTGTTATTTGTGTCTGAG GATTTGGTTGACGAGGAAGTACCACAATTTGCTGCAAATCTTAGCAAAGTTGTACAGGAGGAAAAACAAGAAATTACAAATTCATCTGCAACCATCTCAGCTATCGTTTCCATCCTGAGCACCATTGCCAATGTTTCAACTGAAGTAAATCAAACTGTCATGCAG AACGTACTGGACACAGTGGATGTCCTCGTTAGTGACGACGCAAGAGAATCCTGGGAAGTTCTGAGAGATAATGTCACACGCAATGACAGTTCCGACTTGATTAATTCAATGGAGACTATAGTTGATGAGTTAGTCGGGGAGTTTACCATCAAAACTGGATTAATTCTGCTCAACAGGACAAGCTTCAATAACTCCTTCATGGCGGAATTCAACTCTAGCGTTGTCATAGATATTCCAAACACCAACACTAACAATCTCACCATCACCACCATTGTTTTCTCCACCCTTGATAATGTCCTGCCACCGAGGAATTCCAGCTTTAACAGCACACTCACAGACACAGACACCAACAGCACATCTGTTTCCTTTAACGTCAGCGTTAATGCTGCAGTGGCGCTTATCAGGTTAAGAAAAGACATTCAGAATATTAGTCtgagttttaaaaaacagaacaacTCCCTGACACAGAATCCTCAATGCGTCTTCTGGAACTTTACGCTTTTTGACAACTTCGGAGCTTGGGACGACGAAGGTTGCACGGTGGTTTCCGATGTAAACAACACAGTGACCTGCAATTGCAACCACCTTACCTCATTCTCAATTCTGATGGCAACAGGCATCCCCGAATCAATACGAGTTGCTTTGGATGTTATCACCTATATCGGAGTTGGCATATCCATGGCTAGTCTGGTCATATGTCTCATCATCGAAGCATATGTTTGGAAAGCCTTGACGAGGAACAGCACTGCGTTCATGCGCCACGTGTGCATTGTGAACACTGCCCTGTCTTTGCTGAttgcaaacatttgtttcaTAATTGCTGCCTCTTATGCCAAGAACCCCCTTGAAAACCCAGGGGAGGACCATACAGTTCCACTGGGACCATGTACTGCAGCGACATTTTTTATGCACTTTTTCTACCTGGCGCTCTTCTTCTGGATGCTCGCGTCAGGCCTTCTTCTGTTCTATCGAACCGTCATGGTCTTTTCCCACATGTCCAAATCAGGCATGATGGCGATTGGCTTTCTTTTTGGCTATGTGTGCCCTCTTATAATAGCCGTTGTGACTGTTGCTGCCACAGCCCCAGGAAAAGGATACATCAGGGAAAACGATGCATGTTGGCTGAACTGGGTCAAGACCAAAGCCCTGCTGGCTTTGGTGATCCCAGCCTTGACAGTCGTTTTGATCAACTTCTTGATTTTAATAGTGATCGTGTTCAAAATGCTGAGAAGAGGTGTGGGAGAGGTAGCGCATACTGATGAGAAGCACGCACTGGTTGTCGTTGCCAGATGTGTGATCATTTTGACTCCTCTGTTTGGATTAACGTGGTCTTTGGGAGTAGGAACTATGATATCATCCACAAATGAGGGGATCCACATTGCGTTTGCCTTCTTCAATTCACTACAG GGGTTCTTCATTTTAGTGTTTGGGACACTGCTGGATTCAAAG GTCCGAGCCACTCTCTCCAAGAAACGACTTGTATCAAGCTCAGGCTCTGGCTCCAAACAAACTGCA AGCACAAGTGGTGGTGCTTCCTCATTGAGGGGTAAAAAATGGTTCCAAAAGTTACGTGGGAAAAGAT ATATCTACCGCGTGTCAGACACTGCAAACTCAAGCTCAAACTCAAATAGCCATGAGTCATACTCCAATATCTGA